The segment ATATAGAGACCGGAAAAATTATCCTGCGTGACTACATCAATTCCACCATTGGCTTTGAGAAGCTGGGAGCCGTGACACAAAAATCTCCGAAAAGCCTCATGCGCATGTTCAGCCCCAGCGGCAATCCCACGGCCAAAAACCTGTTTAGCATCATCTATACCCTGCAGAAAAAAGAAGGCGTGCAACTGGAAGTGCAGACTTCTCGGTGAATCTTCGTCTCTGGCGAAGAGTTTAGGTGCAAGTACAAGGAGGCTCCGCACGCGAGGGGCGAAGCTCGTAAAAGACTAAACTGCAGTTAATCAACTGCATGGTTTTCAGATATTTTATTATTCTGTATGATGAACTTTATAGTGTAGCCTTGCATATGGTGACTAGGCCAAAGCTCTTTTAAGATTATTATTTCTTTCTCGTTTAAGTGAGTGGTCATCTCAGTTTCGTTTGAGAGATTTCTCTTAATGCCCTCGGGCATTTCATTGTCGAGAGCTTTAGCGAATAGTATTTGGGCAATATTACAAAATTTTTGATTAGCTTCGCGTGATATGTCTGGGATACTCACATTCATAATTAATTTTAGCATTGTCGCAACAGTCTCATTTCCTTCAATGAGATAAGCAATATTATTAGGTATAATTTCGTCACCGATCTCTAAATAAGTTGAGCTTGCACACCAATCTTCACAGTTGCCACCGCTTCGATGGTAATCGTCTGGAACAAGCCCCTCCGTCGTTAAAAATTCTCGTGCAACATAGGGCGACCAACCTCGGTCAAGGTTTATTTCTTCAGGACTCAGCTCTCGTGCCCAGAGGACTTTAATCTCACAGATTGTATTTTTGACATCTTGCTTGTTTACAGGTTTTGTGAGCATTAAGTTACGAATCCATCTTTTCAATAATTCTATGCGGAAGTGAAAGGCAATTATTGCGCATCGTTTCGCATAGGTTCTAAGAGCAGGTTTTTTAATAGCAAACTGTAATCTAATAAAAGCAGTCTCATAATTAACATATAGTGCCACTACGAAAAGGAATGGAAGGTAAAACAGTGATAAGGTCGGAGGAAGATAAAAATCTGTGAGCGTTTGTGGCTTTGCAAATAATCCAAAGTCCGAAAACAACTTGAAAGCAGCATAAAAGATTAATCCCATGCCAAACCACATTAGTAGGCCGTTAAGCAGTT is part of the Nitrospinota bacterium genome and harbors:
- a CDS encoding transcriptional regulator → MAITRHFKETIQARALRDPEFRRGLLKESIETMLAGDIETGKIILRDYINSTIGFEKLGAVTQKSPKSLMRMFSPSGNPTAKNLFSIIYTLQKKEGVQLEVQTSR